In Mesorhizobium sp. M9A.F.Ca.ET.002.03.1.2, the DNA window CAGGCGCTGGTTCGGGCGCCGGTGCGGCGGTAATGGTTTCGGCCAGCGCGTCCTGCAGTGCTTGCTCGTCGGACGCCTGGATGTATTTGCCGCCGGTGTTGTCGGCGAGGCAGGCGACCTGCTTGCCCTCGTCCGCGGTCAGGCCGAAGCCGACGACGTCCGCGGTGAAGTCGACGCCGGCAGCTTCCAGTTCCTTACCGAGCGCGCAAGGGTCACCTTCGCAGGTCTCGAGCCCATCGGTGATGAGGATGACAGTTGCCCTGTCCTCGGTGTATTTCAGCGCCTCGGCCGCCTGCTTGACGGCTGATGTCAGCGGCGTCTTGCCAAGGAATTTCAGGCTGTCGGCGGCGGCGGAAACAGCACTTGCCGCGCCGGCCTGGGGCGGCACGATGAGCTCGATATCCTCGCAACTGCCCTTCTCGCGATGGCCATAGGCCATGAAGCCGATTTCCCTGTCGGCGGGCACCGACTGCAGCACCGTTCGGAGCGATTCGCGGGCGATTTCGAGCTTGGGCTTGCCGTCGATCTGCGCCCACATGGAACCGGAGGCATCGAGAATGACGATGACCCGGTCGGCGGCTAGGCCGAGCGTCGTCATCCATAACAGGAGCATCGCGGCAGCGACGCTCCGTGCAAGTCCCGCCATGAAAATCTCCCCCTCGTCAGTCGCCGCCAGTCCGGGGAAGCTATTTGACGCGGCATCAGGACACAAGCCCGGACGCCGGGCGTGGGCCACAAGATTGAACCAAGCCTACTCAATATGTCGTGCGCCGCTCTTCGGAAGGCGGCCGGCCGAACTGCAGCCGGTAGCTCTGGGCAAAATAGGAGTGCGAGGTGAAGCCGGTGGCGATCGCCACATCGAGGATCGGCATATTGGTCTGGCGCAGCAATTCGCGCGCCCGCTCAAGCCTGAGCCGCATATAATAGCGGCCGGGCGTCACGCTGAGGTGGCGCAGGAACAGGCGCTCGACCTGACGCACCGACAGGCCGGCTGACTTGGCCAGCTGAACCGCCGACAGCGGCTCGTCGAGATGATCCGCCATCAACTCGACAGTGCGCCGCAGCTTCTCCGATTTGCCGGTCAGGTCGCGTTCCGGCCCGACACGCTGGCGATCTCCGGCGGAGCGGATGCGTTCGTGCTGGAACTGGTTGGCGACGCCGTTGGCGAGGCTCGAGCCGAAATCGCTGCGCACGATCTCCAGCATCAGGTCGATCGAGGTGGTGCCGCCGGCGCAGGTGTAGCGCTTGCGGTCGATCTCGAAGACGTTGCCGGTGCAGTTGATGTCGGGAAACCGCTCGACGAAGCCGGCGCGATTTTCCCAGTGGATAGTGCAGCGATAGCCTTCGAGCTGGCCTGCCTCGGCGAGCAGATAGGAGCCGACCGACAGCGCGCCGAGCGCGTTGCCGCGCCGGCCCCAGCTGCGCAGCGCCGCCAGCACCTTGCTCTTGCCCGGGAATTCGGTCGTCAGCCCGACCGAGACGAAAAGGATGTCGACCGGCGGCAGATCGGCGACTGCGTAGTCGACCTTGAGCGGCAGGCCGTTGGAGGCCATGACGGCATCGCCGTCGGCCGACACCGTCGTCCAGCCATAGAAGTCGTGGCCGAGCAGCCGGTTCGCCGACCGGAACGTGTCGATCGCTGCGGCCAGCGAGAACATGGAAAACTTGTCGACCAGCAGGAACCCGAACTGCCGGCCGCCCTGAACGGGATCGTTCATGACCGGCCGTTCTGGGGGAACAGTGAGGTTCGGCAAAGCTGCGGCTTTCCAGGTTCAGAAGGACGGCCGTTTCAATCCGGCCGCGAGATAGGCGGAAGCTAGCGTGTTGGCCATCAGCATGGCAATGGTCATCGGCCCGACGCCGCCGGGCACCGGTGTGATGGCGCCGGCCGTCTTCGCTGCTTCCGCATAGGCGACGTCACCGACGAGGCGGGTCTTGCCTTCGCCTCTTTCGGGCGCGGCGATGCGGTTGATGCCGACGTCGATGACGGTGGCGCCTGATTTGACCCAGTCGCCCCTGACCATTTCAGGTCTCCCGACAGCGGCAACGAGAATGTCGGC includes these proteins:
- a CDS encoding GlxA family transcriptional regulator translates to MNDPVQGGRQFGFLLVDKFSMFSLAAAIDTFRSANRLLGHDFYGWTTVSADGDAVMASNGLPLKVDYAVADLPPVDILFVSVGLTTEFPGKSKVLAALRSWGRRGNALGALSVGSYLLAEAGQLEGYRCTIHWENRAGFVERFPDINCTGNVFEIDRKRYTCAGGTTSIDLMLEIVRSDFGSSLANGVANQFQHERIRSAGDRQRVGPERDLTGKSEKLRRTVELMADHLDEPLSAVQLAKSAGLSVRQVERLFLRHLSVTPGRYYMRLRLERARELLRQTNMPILDVAIATGFTSHSYFAQSYRLQFGRPPSEERRTTY